The following nucleotide sequence is from Solea senegalensis isolate Sse05_10M unplaced genomic scaffold, IFAPA_SoseM_1 scf7180000014711, whole genome shotgun sequence.
CAGCAGGACCTGCCATTTTCTTATTAGTTAACTATTAAGTTATTAATAACCATTAAGTGTATACATTTGTCGTGTAGTAATGCTTTATTTGGATGGGAAATAATTGTGTAGTACATTTTGTCACAAACTGAAGTTCACAAATGACATCATGTTGTTGgtgtttccctttttgtttAACAAACCAACACGGGGCTCACTAATGCCTTTCTCTCATTCAGTGCGTGTTGGATTAGCTGAGTCAGTTGTCACTGAACTTGCCGTTGATGGTCCTGGTGATAacttcatcttcatttccattttctttgtttctgtccatCAGTTGGAGTTTTCCCCTCAGACATTGTGCTGCTATGGAAAGCAGCTCTGCACTATTCCCCGAGATGCTGCTTACTTCAGCTACCAGAACAGGTACGGAAGGAGGAAGAAGCCCATGTTAGAAAGGGTGGAGGGgcatttaaaaagatttaaaaagttCAAAATGGCAAGAGATTTTTGGTTGAGGTTCAGTTACTTAAACAGGTGGCATATAAGATATGTAGAATTGAATAAGGTGGTAGATATCGGCATTTTTTATGggtgtgcattttatttttaatttatttccccAAATGCTTCCcttcattttccctgtttttgtatttcatgtGCCATTTTAAGTCTGCCCACTTTTCACATTCTTTAAGTTGTcagtttgtttaattttaacaCAAAACAGGCAGTTCACAGTTTAAGTTCACCTTACACTGGAACATGAAAGGACagactttaaaatgaaacacttgAATGCACCGCTGAGCTGTCTtctttgttcatgtgtgttcagTGTCTTTATTATGTCCTGTGCTACTGCTTGCCTTCTCAACATTTAGATTCCCCTCCTGCTCTGTTTGCTGTGATGTTGGTTGTTGTTGCTCATCCTGTCATGTCCAAATTGCTAATCTTTGCTTCCTCGACTCTCTGCTGTGTTGTCCTGGATGTTCGTCTCGTCTTGTTCCTGGTCTCTATGACTTGTCTGTCCTCCCCCTGTCAACATTGGCTTGCTTTTTGCCTTGACCAAACCATGCACCTCCAAACCCATCCCCCATCCTCTCACTCTCACCCCTAAAACAAATCATGACTGGCTGTTGCGATGACGACTTCCTGCTGTCCTGCGCTCCTCCTTCCTGCTTGCTCCGCTTGTGGCACCCTGCCTTGCCCATGCGCTGCCCCCAATGCGCTGTCTGTGATTGACTGTGCTGTGGGGAAACGGTGTAGTTCACCAAAATTTGGGCTTGTTGCTAACAGGTACCACTTCTGCGAGAAGTGCTTCAACGAGATACAGGGAGAGACGGTTTCCCTGGGCGACGACCCCTCCCAGCCACAGGCGTAAGTTTTCCTCATTTGTCAAGGAAgttcatttcacattaaaatcgAAACAAGAAATGTAAAGCTAGTGTTAATTTTGACTGAAGTTTTTAATGCTAAATTTAACCAATTTAACTTTGGTCTGGacattattttgacatttatttatacttgtATAAGTGAATACAGCCCTCTTTAGTTAGTGTCTTACGATTTCATAAGTGAAGAtttaatgctttatttttcatttgttgattGACTCTCTCGTACTTTCAGATCAATTAACAAGGATCAgtttgagaagaagaagaatgacacACTGGACCCTGAACTGTAAGTTATCGGCCTGCTAATGTCATctgtgcattaaaaataaaagaaccaCATATTGTTCAAgtaataaaatgtcattattttgtctttctttatttcagGCTTGTTGAATGTTTAGACTGTGGGCGAAGGATGCACCAGATCTGTGTCCTGCACAATGATACAATCTGGCCGGCTGGGTGAGTAGattttcatgatttttgtttcaaatcttttttttttatgtaattccATTGACTCAAACTACTTTTCTGCTTGTTGTACCTCAAGCTTTGTGTGTGATGGCTGCTTAAAGAAGACAAATAAGACACGGAAAGAGAACAAGTATTCTGCCAAAAGTAAGTCCATTCCTTGTAATCATAAATAACTGGTGTATTTCTGTATGgttttgtgtacttttatgtcatatttgaccttgttttctttaacatttgttactatatggacaaaagtattttgGCCACACCTGCTAAGtgttgaattcaggtgtttcaatagGCCATAGGCCCCTTATCTTCACTGAAAGGCAATCTTAACTTAATACCAAGACAtggacctcataaatgctctacaccaggggtgtcaaacatacggcccgggggccagaactagcccgccagagggtccaatccggcccacaggatgaatttattaaaatttcacactacgattacaatctaaacgtaatgtcaaatacaatatttttcacttccggATATCTGTAACTatatgtttgtgcctttttagatccagtgtgattttatgcatgatattgttgaaattgcacttatatttctcaagaaatgtcatgctTTGTGAAAATATCctgcattaaatgtaaaacaaaggagttcttgtttttcatagattattatgctgttatttcactatttttactggtgcGGCCCAcgtgagatcaaattgtgctgtatgtggcccctgaacaaaaatttgtttgacacccctgctctacacaGTCAATGggcacaaattcccatagaaacactcCATATTAAAGCACTggatatgtacagtatttaaatcATGACAATCCTTGTTGTAATGGTCTGGTATCCAAGTACATTTGTCCACATGGTATATATTAACTGtactaaattaaaaatgtattgccTGATTTCCTCTTACCCAGGGTTGCCCCACACAAAGTTGGGAGTTTACCTGGAGACGAGGGTGAACGACTTCCTGAAGCGTCAGAGCCACCCGGAGTCTGGAGAAGTCACCATTCGTGTCGTCCATGTCTCAGATAAAGTTGTGGAGGTGAAACCAGGCATGAAGTCGAGGTAAagaattttatttatgttacataaacctatttatttttctgtacagAAACTGGAGAAATCAAATGATTTGAACGTCTTTACTGGCTAGTATACAAATGCTGCTTGcctattttctgttttccagtcagtaaatttacattttgttttttttactttcagatTTGTGGACAGTGGAGAAATGTCAGAGTCCTTCCCATACAGGACAAAAGCCCTTTTTGCATTTGAGGACATTGATGGAGCAGAGGTCTGCTTCTTTGGGATGCATGTTCAAGAGTACGGATCTGACTGTCCTCAGCCAAACCAGCGGTAAGGATCGATTGTTTTTCACATAAACTTTATAGTTTCAAAAGttctgatatatttttttaatatgtttaattatGTATTCTTTTACCCACTCAGGCGAGTATACATATCCTACCTGGACAGTGTACACTTCTTCCGACCCCGTGGACTACGAACAGCAGTTTACCATGAAATCCTCATCGGGTACTTGGAATATGTCAAGAGACTTGGGTGAGTACTTGCACTCAAACTAAATTTTAAAGTTGATCTCCAGTCACACATCACAAAGCTTAGTTTTGCCAGTCTATAAATGTTCTGTTCTATCTCTCCTCAGCTACACCACTGGCCACATCTGGGCTTGCCCACCTAGTGAAGGGGACGACTACATCTTCCACTGTCACCCTATAGATCAGAAGATCCCAAAGCCCAAACGTCTTCAGGAATGGTACAAGAAAATGTTAGACAAAGCTGTGGCAGAGCGGATAGTGCACGACTACAAGgtaaagagagagacagcattTGGAGTTACACTTCCTACTCCTCAAGGGCTTTTGAGAAAGGATTTTGCACTGTACCCACACGAAAcattaattttgttttcattacacCCTTTTAAAGGACATCTTCAAGCAGGCAACAGAGGATCGTTTGACCAGTGCCAAGGAGCTGCCTTACTTTGAGGGTGACTTTTGGCCCAATGTGTTGGAGGAGAGCATCAAAGAGctggagcaagaggaggaggagaggaaaagggagGAGAACAGCACTTCCAATGAGAGTATTGATGTAAGTACAGTACCCACATCTCAAGCTTCACCTCACCCAGCACCACGTGCATGGCACATTGCCTTGCGTATCCTCTGTCAATTGGCATGACTGTCTTTAGGCATGTGGAAGTGGCTCATTTATTGATATCGGTCACATTTCTActacactgcactgcacacactggtgcccatTGGACGATTAACAGACCGACGTTCCTTGTTCAAAAGTGATCAGGAATCTTGCCTTTGATAGGCAACAGTTTTGGCACTTGTCACAGACATCAATGATGCCTGTCAAATGACCTAAACAGACAGATTTCCTGGAATTAATAGAGATAATAATCGCtgattgtctttgtttgtgcagGACACAAAGAGTGACAGTAAAAatgcaaagaagaagaacaacaagaaGACGAGTAAGAACAAGGGCAGCTTGAGCAGAGGCAATAAGAAGAAGCCAGGGATGCCCAGCGTCTCCAACGACCTTTCACAAAAACTCTATGCCACTatggagaaacacaaagaggtACAAGAGAATAATCTTTTATTAAGCAAAGTAAAATGTGAAGGTTCCAGAGAGTTGACAAAGTTGAATTGTTTGTGAATCTGTTCTTTCTTATTCCTGTCCTAGGTGTTCTTTGTGATCCGGCTGATCGCAGGCCCCATGGCTAATGCCTTGCCGCCTATCTCCGACCCTGATCCCCTGATGGCGTGTGACCTCATGGATGGCCGCGATGCTTTCCTGACATTGGCTCGGGACAAACACCTTGAGTTCAGCTCACTGCGGAGGTCCATGTGGAGCTCCATGTGCATGTTGGTGGAGTTGCATAACCAAAGCCAGGACCGATTTGTTTACACTTGTAATGAGTGCAAGCACCATGTGGAGACTCGTTTCCACTGTACTGTCTGTGAGGTGAGTTGGCGAGGGTGCGTTTTCTCCATTGTGGTGTCGGGTTATTTTCTAATTCACCGCCAGTACAAAAAgtcacacatcatttttttttattgtacttcATCTAGCTTACAAGCATTTGTCAGGGCATTGTTTTGGATAAGCGATTTCTGCTGCCATGTcaggacatttatttaaatccatggttgcattcatttttcaccaagttggtcttctccagcacatcccaaagattctcactGGGAGTTAACATGTAGACTCTGTAGTGGACAATCCACATACAAAAATGATCCTTGAACCATTCTGTCCAAATTTTaacctgatgaatcctggcattgtcatctaaGAATATGTGTGAAAAAACTGATCATTCAGTTTATTTTAGTAGTCAGCTGATGTCATTTTTCTGGTCAGATAAAAGTGCTAAAGCTAGACCTTACTATGCTCCATTTCGTCCCCCACAGGATTATGACCTCTGCATCACATGTTACAACACTAAGGGCCACGAGCACAAGATGGAGAAGTTAGGCCTTGGTTTGGATGATGAGAGCAGCAACCAAGCCTCTGCTACTACCCAGAGCCCTGGAGACTCTCGTCGCCTCAGCATCCAGCGCTGCATCCAGTCCCTCGTCCATGCGTGCCAGTGTCGAAATGCAAACTGCTCTCTGCCGTCCTGCCAGAAGATGAAACGCGTTGTTCAGCACACAAAGGGCTGCAAAAGGAAAACCAACGGTGGCTGCCCCATCTGCAAACAGCTTATCGCGCTTTGTTGTTACCACGCTAAGCACTGTCAGGAGAACAAGTGCCCAGTACCGTTCTGTCTGAACATCAAGCACAAGCTCcgtcagcagcagctgcagcacaggcTCCAGCAAGCCCAGATGCTAAGGAGGAGGATGGCCAGCATGCAAAGAGTGGGTCAGCCTGTTCCTGGAGGAGCTCCTGGTGGCAATGGTCTACCTTCTCCAGGAGCTAACAACGGAGCAACTGGTCCTGGTACCCCTACATCTGTGGGCACGCAGCCTTCTACCCCACAGACACCCACACAGGGGAATATGCCTGCACATTCACAGCAGAAGGGTGTTGGGATGGGGGGAATGGGAGTGCCAGGTCAGCAACAGCAGGTTCAACAACAAAGTAGTGCCATGCCACCGCAACACCATCTCCATCAGTTTCAGTCAgtgggtggaggaggtggaggggggatGATGAATTCTCCTCAGCAGCAGATGGTGTCTCAGCTCCAGCAGCAACCTCCCAATGTCCAGCAGCCACAGCACCCTGGTGGTCTTCCTCCATACAACCCCAGACCACCTGGAGCATCTCCTCTCCACCAGTCTTTGGGTAAACCTGGACTGGGTCCAGCCACCCCACCCCAGCAACAACCCAACCAAGTCCAGGGGACCATCCCTGTACAAGGACAACAGCAAGGCCCCCCTCTGGCTGCTGTTGAGACGGCCCTAAAAATTCAGCGCCTAGCAGAGACCCAGAGACAGATGGCCCAGGCCCAAGCACAGATCCGTAACTTGGGACAGGGTGGCATGATTCCCCAACATCCACACCACCAGAACACTCAGGCCCAGATGGGCATGCCCCACATTGGGGCCCAGGGCATGCCCCCACAGGCTCAGGGAGTTGTTGGCAGGACTATGTTAGACCCACAGCAGCAGGGAATGCTAGCAGGGATGCAGCAAGGTGGCCCTCAGTCACAGTTGCCACCTCAggttcagcagcagctccagcaggttCAGTCTGGTGGTGGACAGCTACAGCCAACAAACCAGCAATGGGGAGCCGGGGGACCAGCCATGAACCCCCAACAACGACCAAGTATGATGGCCCACATGgctgctcagcagcagcagccaggagCTCCTCAGCAACCGCAGCAGCTGATGAATCAGCAGCCTCAAGCAGGAAACCGCGGGATAATGCAGGTAATGGGTGTTTCAGGAGGGGTAGCTGCGACACCTGCTGCACTAGCAAGTGCAGCTGCGTCAGGAAACCTGCCCCAGGCAGCACTACAAGAACTCCTGCGAACGCTGCGCTCCCCAAGCTCACCGATTCAACAGCAGCAAGTCCTCAACATCCTACGTTCTAACCCTACTCTCATGGCTGCTTTCATCAGGCAAAGAGCAGCCAGATATCAAAATGCTCAGGGTGGACCTGGAGGACCTGGGGGGCCACCTCAGGGGCCCCCTGGAGGTGTGAGGTTCCCAGGTGCTGCAGGAGGGCTGCCTGGTGTGGGAGGCCCTGGAGCTAACCAACTTACTAGCATGGAAGGACAACAGCAAGTTAATGTGAACCAGGCAGGTCAGCCAGGGATGAACATGGTTCAGGGTGGAGCAGGTGGTGGAAACATGCCCACTATGGCTCAGCTTCAGCAgttacaacaacagcagcaacaacaacaacaacaacaacagcagcagcagcggccaATGATGCCTGGGAATCTACAGCAACAGCAAATGGCTGCtttgcagcagcaacaacaacaacaacaacaacaacagggagCAATGCAAGCAGGGCAACAAGGCAACATGCCATCACAGTTTCGAGAAATATTGATGATGAGAAGACAcctacaacagcaacagcagcaacaacagcagcagcagcagatgggaAACCACGGGCAgttccagcagcagcaaggCCAGCAAGGCTTCATGCAGCCTGGTCAGGGGCAGCCGGGTATGCCACCCTCTTCACAACCCCAGCCAGGTGCAACAGGTGTAGTGGGCCCCCAGCAGCAGCAAGGGGGACCACAGGGTGGACCAGGACAGCCTGGTCAACAAGGCTACCCTAACTCCATGTCAGTGAATGCAGCGCTACAGCAAAGGCTCCAgatgcagaagcagcagcagcagcagcaacagcaacagcaacaacaacaacagcagaatcAAATGCTTCAAGGGCAAGATGGAGGTCccggaggagcaggaggacctCAACTTCAGCCTGGACCAGTCGGACCAGTGCAGGGACAACAGCAGGGGGGTGCTGGACCCCCACTGCCTCAGACATCTCAAGGCATGCTTCACCAGAACATTCACCAGAGGttgcttcagcagcagcagcacctcgGTGGAGGCTCTCCAGCCCAGCATAGCAGTCCTATGAGTCCGCAGCAGCAGATGGCTCAGTCCCCCCACCATCTCCAAGGACAGGGAGGACTTGGTCCTGCAGGGTCGCTCAGTAGTCAGGTCAGGTCCCCGCAGCCGTCACCAAGACCGCAGTCACAGCCGCCGCACTCCAGCCCGTCCCCGCGCATGCAGCCCTCCGCTCAACCCCAGCCCTCACCTCATCGCATTTCTCCACAGACTCAGACCGGTTCGCCCCACCCGGGCCACTTAGGCCAACATCACCCGAGCATGGCACCGCCCCAGCCTCCCCAACCTCAGCAGCCGGGCGGTTCCATAGATCCCAGTCAGTTCAGCTCAGACCAGAATTCCATCATGTCCCAGTTGAGTGGGATGACGGGGATGCACAGTGGTCAGGCAGGGCCGCCAGACATGTTGGGAGGGAATAACGCCAACAGCGGCAACAATAACCAGGACCTGGGAACGAACATTAACCACAACAGTTTAGACCTGATGTAGCCCCGGCTCCACATCGCTGCCCCCCATGTACTGACAAACTGCCACGACAGGAGAGCAGCGTGGGACTGCGACTTTGAGGTTTTagaagtttttattttctatttaaatatttttgtgaTGTACAAATAAGAACTGAAACTTCCTTCCTATGGGAGATGCAACATAAATCCTAGAAGtcaataaaaagaataaattaaaacaatggtaagttattgctgttaatatatatatatatatatatataaatatctatatatttttgCCAATTGTGTACAAAATGGTGGAAGGGCAGTGTTTCAGGTTGAAGATATTTCTTCCTTAAGTCTATGACTCAATATTTTTAGGGACTGAGAATTTTGcctttttatgaatatttttaagattttaaatgtggctaaaaatttaaagttaaatgaCACACGTACATTTGTTtccaccaccaccccaccccCTACTTTTAAATACCCAGTCATGATTGTATCTATTTTGCAGAGAGtcaagtatattttatttttttcccctcagtggATCACAAAACAAGCACCGACATATCTTCCATTACAGTCTTTCATAGTCATGGACATTTTTCCACGAGTCGGATGCAGATGAGTTTATCGAACGGGTGGAAGGGTGCGGGGGTTTAATGCAGTTAAATTTTtgacattgttattgttgttttgtttgtttttttaaatttccatcAGGGTCTTTTAGGTTTGAATGAAACCATAACAGTGTTTTTTGGAGGGCAGGTGACACTGACCTTGAGTTTGGTCAAACAGATGAAGATCCTTTTCACTCGTGTGCCGCGTCTCCACCCCACCATCTTGAGTTTTCCTATGAATGTGCACATCTTCCTCACCCTgaaccctaaaaaaaacaaacaaaatggaggGATGAACTGTTAACGCCTGATATTTAAGCTGGAGGCGctttttatgtctgttttttttttttatctggccAATGTTTCACAGGTTGTGCATGTACATATATTATAAAAgcttgttttggttgtttttttttttgtttgtttttttaagaactGTGATACAAAGAAAAAggttgttgatgtgttttttggGCTGAAGTCGTTTAAAAAACTCCTGCCTGGTTCCTCATCCTTTGATGATTTCCTCTTTCACTTCTCTTTCCTCCTTTGTTCCCTGAACTTCATAACTGCCTCTCAGCCACAAATCAATGTCAGTACTGTACAAAGTTAAAGAAAATGGTGGACTTAGATACTGTTTTTGtaatgaaaagttaaaaagtgtaaacaacaaaaaacaaacacaaagaaattgtacatatttaaaatgttatgagCAGAAAGTTCCTGCTGCTTTGTTCCCTTTTCTTGTTCGATTTGGTATTTGCTGTATCTGTAAAAATAtgataaagaaaatgataaaaaaaaaaaatctacaaaaGTACTCCTGAGCTACTGTACAGTATTGAGATTTTTTCTAAAATGGTACAGTGTGGGGGTGTCGTAGGTCACAAGCACCAATGCGcctttttctgtgtatttttcaaCAAGGGAGGGTGTCGGTCACACGCCTGGACAAAGACCTGCACCAGGGTCAGGCGTCCATCAGAAGTGTTGATCGGAATCCGTTTAAATTTGGTTGTTTAGCTTTTTACGGAGAGGACTGAAGACACAATATTCACACGCTCACTATTTTTCTCAGAAAGGTTGGGCTTTGCTGGgttttggggggagggggaacGCGTCAGAACCAGGTGGCAATATATCTTGAGACTtattttataaagaaaaaaagaaaaaaaaacacaaggaaaaactgtcttttatatatagatatattatttaattttatttttttggaaataaaacTTGAAGCTACAGGAATTATTagatataaacatgttttgttttgtattaaaaaaaaaaaagatgttaatGGTGATGCAAAATGACACTGCGGACAGTCTCGGTCGCTCAGTTTGCCCCCGGGGGAGCTGCGGAGTTTAATTATACCATCCTTTTTTGAAGAAACCTTTCATGTACATGACTatagttgtaaaaaaaaacaaaaacaaaaaaacatactgaatCACTGTACAGACTGATGGCAACTGAacaaatggttttgtttttatcatttcttcTCCTCTAAAGAGACTGGAAATACgactatttaaatatttgtttagtattcaaatgaaatctttgaccacttttctttttttgttcctcttgtTAACAATTTTTTGGTGCTTGCTGAGAGAAAGCAAAAATAACTGTTGCTCCATTTTcaatagtttctttttttaagttattttggtggtctgattgtttttttgccaataaatTAATTGTACAATAAAGTATGTTTGTACCATTGGAAAAATTACACAATCGTTGACTATTTGTTTTTGCGTTTACAGACGATGTTAAGGcgaataattcatatttttcgGGAAAGAAAGCCTATCATGTGGCAGAAATAACAAATAGAGTTCTGAAGATTAACTGCTCTTaatttttaaaggtgacattcgAGTACAACAGAGCATCAAGcagatttttttgtatttaaatgaatgtaaatggttaaaaaaaggcCTAAATCCTAACTCTATAACCCATGACATACCCAGAAATATCAGCAGtatgaaaaagaaatgtacaaTATTACTCAAAATATACAAAAGTCCTTGATTACCGAGGCTCAGAATCATGCTGTaccattttttgtttgtttatattgtgttttccAAGCTAAAATCTAGTATAAATTCCTATATCTTACACTTAAAATGCTGTGATTTTCCACTAAAAGTGACCATGTTGAACATTAgtttttaaataactaaaaGAAAGTCAAAAGGTTGAGAtgttttggtcacatgcagGAATAGGAGGAAAAgtggaagaccacagagaaggttcatggatgttgtgaaggggGACATACTGTCAATaaagaggacacaaggaagaGGTACAAGATGGAGCAAGATGATCCACCGTGGTGACCCATAAAGAGAGAAGACAAAAGGAGGAAGATTTCTTTAATAAAAGGTAACAATCCTCAAACACAAACCATGTCAGACAGAGGGGATGTTAAACAtgagcaacatttattttttccatatgAACATAGAAATACAAGATGTAGACTGGAGCATGATTCATGTGCAGGTTCATCACGTCACGATAAAGTGCAAGGTTATTTCGCTCGGCGGAGGACGGAAGCAGCACAAGCGACTAATGGCATGAGCTCAGTGGTTATCACAAACTGTATAAAAATTCAGATTCAGAAGACAAACAGGTTCATTTAAAGAATAAATTATACATTCAGGTCAACGTACAAAAATAAGgacttaaaaaaatacacatctctccctgctgctgctgcattcccttttcctttctttttttcgcCTCCTTGTATTTCAAGTCTAAATGACATCAGTCTCGTGTTAGGAAACCAACAAAAAGGTGAGacaataagtgtgtgtgtttagtgctaagatttgaattgtggttgtggttaaggttaggcattaactggttgtggttatggttagggagAGGGCcttggga
It contains:
- the ep300a gene encoding histone acetyltransferase p300 isoform X4: MAENVLDSGPPSAKRPKLSSPALSASASDGNDFGPLFELEQDLPDELISSNETGLVNGGDLSQLHTTLGGGPAGLGSGGPGGMGLGLGPGGGPGGVGGGQDAVAKHKQLSELLRSGAPASNQQGHQGAMGSPGGPTAMGQHLANMKASPGQGPQQMMGQGQQQHLSPQQQATMMQQQQNAAAGMLGGMNRAMMSAQQKGNNGPQQPGMMGNQVMNGSPRMGFGNQGMGGNGNLLAETLQQQGPGGQNSMRGQQPGAMNKMGMMGNPGGPFGGPYAGQGNQGLGGAGLGPQLQNKGPMANSLPQFSVDKKNQPMQGMASMGSQQSQAGVGGPSGAPVGGAPGMVPNAQAGLVGPGSQVSAASAAAGAPPTADPEKRKLIQQQLVLLLHAHKCQRREQANGEVRQCNLPHCRTMKNVLNHMTHCQAGKSCQVAHCASSRQIISHWKNCTRHDCPVCLPLKNAGDKRNPQSLLGAAAAGLGNSLGAVSGGQPSAPNLNPPSQIDPSSIERAYAALGLTYQGNQIQAQSPQSNMPNQGLQGQTGMRSLNPMSASPMGVNGGVGASPQSQQASLLQDTMMHLNVNSQGLMNDAGGVGSLPTAAPLSATGMRKSWHEDITQDLRNHLVHKLVQAIFPTPDPAALKDRRMENLVAYARKVEGDMYESANSRAEYYHLLAEKIYKIQKELEEKRRTRLQKQGLGLGPAGMGQPSTGLPPNGPLPDPSMVRPTGPNQMVNRMQSPGMNQFNQMGIQSMGQRSTPPLPMGSSGNQMGMVGSRMGQPNVNQMQNQYLSQGQFPGSGGPGVGPAQPAISQPGAQTGMAQTQMGTPPSLPVASPLGQPGSAGGPSGIPSVGSMGPQSVGGGGPNSAGGAPPSSMTPSHTNQQPNSIPHLAAMRGSSPSPAHSRSPTPHQTPPRLAGSQTPQPHTPNAPQLAPPPQQNQLGQGPGSNKSLQQQHIGQAGSTTPSHPGLASSSTPQHSAQLPRTPLSQKGSFPVDSQALTPASVSSLDTSSQQPQSNASATNLDSKMEVKQQDEEDESDAGSCSKGGKLSNLKMEEKPIKSEVKKEECSGEGGKGVPMDTSTTVPTSGIKTEDRKPEVKKEVKEEEEETSEAATQAPVKKKIFKPEELRQALMPTLESLYRQDPESLPFRMPVDPQLLCIPDYFDIVKNPMDLSTIKRKLDTGQYQDPWQYVEDIWLMFNNAWLYNRKTSRVYKYCSKLAEVFEQEIDPVMQSLGYCCGRKLEFSPQTLCCYGKQLCTIPRDAAYFSYQNRYHFCEKCFNEIQGETVSLGDDPSQPQASINKDQFEKKKNDTLDPELLVECLDCGRRMHQICVLHNDTIWPAGFVCDGCLKKTNKTRKENKYSAKRLPHTKLGVYLETRVNDFLKRQSHPESGEVTIRVVHVSDKVVEVKPGMKSRFVDSGEMSESFPYRTKALFAFEDIDGAEVCFFGMHVQEYGSDCPQPNQRRVYISYLDSVHFFRPRGLRTAVYHEILIGYLEYVKRLGYTTGHIWACPPSEGDDYIFHCHPIDQKIPKPKRLQEWYKKMLDKAVAERIVHDYKDIFKQATEDRLTSAKELPYFEGDFWPNVLEESIKELEQEEEERKREENSTSNESIDDTKSDSKNAKKKNNKKTSKNKGSLSRGNKKKPGMPSVSNDLSQKLYATMEKHKEVFFVIRLIAGPMANALPPISDPDPLMACDLMDGRDAFLTLARDKHLEFSSLRRSMWSSMCMLVELHNQSQDRFVYTCNECKHHVETRFHCTVCEDYDLCITCYNTKGHEHKMEKLGLGLDDESSNQASATTQSPGDSRRLSIQRCIQSLVHACQCRNANCSLPSCQKMKRVVQHTKGCKRKTNGGCPICKQLIALCCYHAKHCQENKCPVPFCLNIKHKLRQQQLQHRLQQAQMLRRRMASMQRVGQPVPGGAPGGNGLPSPGANNGATGPGTPTSVGTQPSTPQTPTQGNMPAHSQQKGVGMGGMGVPGQQQQVQQQSSAMPPQHHLHQFQSVGGGGGGGMMNSPQQQMVSQLQQQPPNVQQPQHPGGLPPYNPRPPGASPLHQSLGKPGLGPATPPQQQPNQVQGTIPVQGQQQGPPLAAVETALKIQRLAETQRQMAQAQAQIRNLGQGGMIPQHPHHQNTQAQMGMPHIGAQGMPPQAQGVVGRTMLDPQQQGMLAGMQQGGPQSQLPPQVQQQLQQVQSGGGQLQPTNQQWGAGGPAMNPQQRPSMMAHMAAQQQQPGAPQQPQQLMNQQPQAGNRGIMQVMGVSGGVAATPAALASAAASGNLPQAALQELLRTLRSPSSPIQQQQVLNILRSNPTLMAAFIRQRAARYQNAQGGPGGPGGPPQGPPGGVRFPGAAGGLPGVGGPGANQLTSMEGQQQVNVNQAGQPGMNMVQGGAGGGNMPTMAQLQQLQQQQQQQQQQQQQQQRPMMPGNLQQQQMAALQQQQQQQQQQQGAMQAGQQGNMPSQFREILMMRRHLQQQQQQQQQQQQMGNHGQFQQQQGQQGFMQPGQGQPGMPPSSQPQPGATGVVGPQQQQGGPQGGPGQPGQQGYPNSMSVNAALQQRLQMQKQQQQQQQQQQQQQQQNQMLQGQDGGPGGAGGPQLQPGPVGPVQGQQQGGAGPPLPQTSQGMLHQNIHQRLLQQQQHLGGGSPAQHSSPMSPQQQMAQSPHHLQGQGGLGPAGSLSSQVRSPQPSPRPQSQPPHSSPSPRMQPSAQPQPSPHRISPQTQTGSPHPGHLGQHHPSMAPPQPPQPQQPGGSIDPSQFSSDQNSIMSQLSGMTGMHSGQAGPPDMLGGNNANSGNNNQDLGTNINHNSLDLM